The genomic segment TTTGGTACAATTTTCTTTCTTCTCggaggtgtttttttttttttttttttttaaaattttattttaaatattggaGATATGAATTGAAGCATGTATGGGAAAGAAAATAATGAGGAAAGTTGCGTTCCTGCTTCATGTAACCTTATTGGTGGCGGTTCTTTTCGTTTTGGTATACGACCAATACATGAAACCTTGCAACATTAATAGAATCATTTACGCTATTTGTTTTGTGTCATGTGCCATTGTTGTTAGGAACATGAGCGCTATGAGGCATAGAAGGAAGATGAAGGGATTAGCTCATCATTTCATCATTAGAAGTTCTCTTTTCACATATACTGATTTATTTTTTAGCCAATTATATTAATTGAAAAATTAGTAGCGAGTGGACATTTGTTAAAGTAACCAATATACATCTATAGCTCTAGCTGATAAAATAATCACTAAAATAGTAGGGCATATGACAACGTCCTATATATTTGATTACACGGTATCTTGCTTGAGTTTCTGTGTAGTGGAGATATTGGGAGATTAGTTATCTCAAGAATCGGGGGTTTATGTTTTTTCTGACCTTCCACCTTTGTTTTTCTTGAGAATTAGCCAAGATCAGCATTTATATTGTGTTTCGGTGCCAATAGGAATGACTTGATAACTATCTTCAGTGGTTATTTTGAATCTTGTCATTCTTTCCAGTCAAGCAGAATTTACCCTGCTTGTGGAtactattttttatgttatttgctTATGTTCTTATGATCTTTCTTTCGATGGTCGCGTAGATCATTCTTCCCAAACTTCCCCAGATTTTCGCTGAACGCCATTTTCTGCTTTGAATCTTTGTTCTGTACCAGGTAAATGGATGCTTGTCGTACTTTGACAAAGTGCCTGATGGATTCTACTTGATTCGTGGAATGGATCCGTATGTCTGGATTGTCTGCTCAGATCTACAAGAAAATGCCCGCATTCCATCTATTGAATCATTGAGAGCTGTTGATCCCTCTGTAGTACCATCAGTCGAAGTGATTTTGATTGATCGGCGTACCGATCCTAGCTTGAAAGAACTACAGAATCGGATCCATAATCTCTCGCCTAGTTGCATCACACCAAAAGAAGTAGTTGATCAGCTCGCTAACCTGGTCTGCAATCATATGGGGTGAGTACCAGAAACTTCTTATTAGGAACTCCGATCAATCAATCTTTGTgcattttctcctttttataattaggttttatttgctttatAAGGGGCGCAGCTTCTGCCGGAGAAGATGAGTTGGTTCCTTTGTGGAAGGAGTCCAGTGATGACCTGAAGGATTGTCTAGGATCCACGGTGCTTCCCATTGGTAGCCTGTCTATTGGCCTTTGTAGGCATCGAGCTTTGCTATTTAAAGTATGTTCTAGATGTGATATACTGATATTAAATTTTCTGTTTTAGTTTCAAGATATACTTACGCAGGAATTTTCAGATCAGTATCTGATGAATGGTgttcttttaaataaaataatgtttttttCGCAAATTGTTGTTTTTTCTGTCCTCAAGAGTAAATCTACATTCAATTAGGATTCTTTTAGTTTTGGCGGACCTGTGGAAGGTTGATGTGTTATCATGAATTTCACATGATTGTTGCAGGTGCTAGCTGACGTCATTGATTTACCATGTCGCATTGCCAAAGGATGTAAATATTGTAACAGAGCTGACGCTTCCTCGTGTCTTGTTCGATTTGGACTTGACAGGTACAAATCCAAATTGTAAATGATCTATGGTGTTTTCGTTTAGTTCATATCCAAACTTGCATATTTAGGGAAAAGGGTAATGAGAAGCCCACTTTGACCAACAAATTTTGACCAACAAACACCTTAATGCTAAATATCTTCTATTTTGTTAGCCATGTTTGTTTAAAAGTTTAAAGCTATGATAGATGGAAATTGATATTCCGACTTCATTTGTTTCAAAAACCATTCTACATATTTTGTTTGCAATAATCAATTTTCACTTCCGTACTCTAATATTCATGTGCAATATATATGAACTTTGATTGTGTTGCCTAAATCTTACCTCGTATCAGTGCATAATATGGTCAACTTCTATATTTCTTAATCTTTCTGTTTTATGCTTTCTTTTGAAATGTATAGAGCTGGTATATGTGTAGAAACGATGCTTCAAAATATTCAGATCTGGAAAAATGATAATGACGATGTTTCTTATATTTTGGCTGGTCTTTCTGCATTCATGCTGCAAGACATTTGTAAAGATCAATCACTGTATGACTATGTCTAGTTCGTGACCTATGTTAGTACCAACTTAAGTTTTTCCTTCGCCCTGGTAGCTGCTACtcctagtgttttttttttttggaaaaaccatatttatttcatgttttagatACAAACTACTGCAGCCTCAGTGCAAAAAGGAACAGCGGTGCTTGGAGTATGTGGATCACTACATTCAATATGAATTCAGATATGAATTTTTGAATGGTTTCTAAAGAAAACTTACACATCTAGAGACTGCACAAGagtattatatataaaatattttaatagctAAAATTGTTTCAAAAAAAGATTACATGAATCGTAGTCAAAGAAAAGGTTGTTCGGCTCCTCCAAATATTAATGGTGCCATTCTTTTTGGATCCAAGGAGGAGAATATAGGAGTTGTGATGGGAATCTTAATATCAGCATTGTTAAAGGAATACCTTATACACTTGTAATATAATAGATTCTGAAGTTCGTGATTCAATTGCAAAGAGGTGTCCTCCTTTCTTCTGCTCGGCCCTAAAATGtggagaagaagaaattaaatGGAAAAAGGTATAGgcaaataaaatttgatattcaagGCATATTGTGTAGCGAACAACAGGATTATTTTCCTGTGGAACTTTTAACTGGATTTGACATGAAAAAATGTTGGTCCTTGTAAAAAAAAACGCTAGTGTTAGTTTTTCTGTACACAGATATATGCTGTTTCTATTGACTGTTAAGGATTACACAATCTTGACATTTCACTCTTCACCATTCAGGGAGTACCTGGTTGATTTAATTGGGAGCCCTGGATGTTTATGTGAACCAGATTCCTCGCTCAACGGCCCATCTTCTATCTCAATTTCTTCACCATTGCGATTTCCGAGATTCAGAGAAGTTGAACCAACAACTGATTACAGGTCACTTGCCAAACAGTATTTCTCGGATTGTCAATCACTTAATCTTGTGTTTGAGGATTCTTCAGCAGGTTATCCTCTAAATCCTACCTGCTTGCATGAACAAATACATCTTCGATGGTTATTTTGGTTGTTTTCCCGATGTTAAGCTAAGACTCTGAGATGATGTGATGAGAGATGTTCAGTTCACGCATAATTTTATAATGGCTTCAGACTGATGTTGCTCGGTCCCTAGCCAAGAAGAAATCTCCTATTTCCCTGTGTTAAATTAACCCTTCTTTACCTTGTTCATAAAAAAAAGTTTGAACTCTTTTTACTTCGGATCTGAAGGGTTACCCTTGATTTCTCTAAACATATACTAGAAAATGGCAATCTTATCAGTATTTAAGATATTAGAATTTCCCTAAAAGTTTTGGTTGTACTTATTTGGCTTATTTTTGAAGGGCATTCTTGACAACTGGTTTCATGACTTTATTCACTCTATGGGGTGCCATTACATAAACAAACCTACGTAATGGAGATGGTTTTAGAAACTTACTGAACAATAATGGCGTCCCGTGGGTACGAGTAGTTTTATGGTTAGTAAGATGTTGAAACTGATTCAGAATTTCTTGAAAAAATGACTTTCTAATGTTAttgttttttcatttctttcacaAACTAGACTTTATAATATACTTAGAGAAGTCAATTAACAGTTGTCGCCTTGTCCTGAAGATGGGAGTTTTTCTGATCTTAGTTACTTTTGGCATGTCTATCTAGAGTCTTTCCTCTTCCCAAGCAAATAAAATATGATTATCTTGACAAACTAATTCCCTTGATCTGTTGTTAAATTTTATACCCAAACATGTTCCAAGGTTCTTAATTAATATTGTTTGTCACAGGAGCTGCTGTTGATGGAGATGCAGGACAAACTGACCAAAATAACACAGAGAGAAAAAGGGCAGTTCCTGGTCCAAGTAACCTTGATGAAATTTCTGAGTCACCTGTGCCTCCAAATAGGAGAAGGGGTCATGACAAAGACCGTCAAATTACTGGTATACGTAATCCTCAAAATATCTTAAGCTCAATGAACATGGACAGGGACATGGCTCCTAGAGATATAGGGAATGATATGAGATTTCTTGAGGGAGGAAGTCAGCTTGTTCCCGCTAAAGCAAGTAGAGAACTTGACCttgatatagaagattttgatATTCCCTGGGAAGATCTTGTTCTAAAGGAGAGGATTGGGGCAGGTAATCCTTACCTGCTATCATATGTATCCTCCTTTTAAGTCTCGTGCTATGGTCGTTTCATTACGTGTTAGTGATATTGGGATGCTATAGTATCATAATATCTTCTTCTCATGTACCTAAAGCTGTTTGTTGTATCTCAGGGTCTTTTGGTACCGTTCACCGTGCTGATTGGAATGGCTCTGTAAGATATCCTTCTTTTAATTCTGTGTTCTTGATATTCATTTGGGTTATATCTGTTAACTTATTTAGCACTTCGGAGAGGCATTTATTCAGTGtaatgtatttaaaatatttgggCATTTGCttatttctattttgtttctGGCGTTATCCACTTCTTGAACAAAAGCTGTTGATTTATCTGTTCATCccactctttttcttctttttttggttaGTAATTGTCAAAAATTGAGATATATCTTTCTCAATTACTCTCTCTGGTTTTATTCCTTCATAATTGCATGCTGATGGAAGTTTGCACTTGTTTTAGGATGTTGCTGTGAAGATTCTCATGGAACAAGATTTTCATGCAGAGCGATTCAAGGAATTTTTGCGGGAGGTTACTCTGATTTCTCTACTCCTCAACTATTGATAAACAAACTGAATGAAAGAGTGGAAAGGGTGTATTAAAATGAGGATGGGTGGATGCCAATTTTATCATCAGTTCTCCCTTGACCAACTCCACTTATTTGGCTTTCCTTTCGGTTTGTTTAGGTTGCAATCATGAAGCGGTTGCGACATCCAAACATTGTGCTTTTTATGGGTGCTGTTACTCAGCGACCAAACTTGTCCATAGTTACAGAATATTTATCAAGGTATTATCCTGGTAAAACCCTACAAATAATTGGgcttttgatttttcagtttagCTGACTGTGCCCGTGTTGCAATGTATTTCAGAGGTAGCTTATATAGACTTATTCATAAACCCGGTGCTAAGGAGGTTTTGGATGAAAGGCGTCGGTTGTCTATGGCGTACGATGTGGTATGGATGCTTTCCTACTCCgcctcattttattttattaaatctgGGGCTAATTTCGATCATCTTGTGCAGGCAAAGGGGATGAATTATCTACATAAGCGCAATCCTCCTATTGTTCATAGAGATTTAAAATCTCCAAATCTTTTGGTTGACAGAAAATACACAGTGAAGGTGAGAGTAATAACCTCTACGGCACATGTAACGGTGCAATCCATCTTTTTTCTATTGATATAGTTCTAGATTTGCACTGCCAGAGTAGTGGTCTAAACAGAGGTCTCAATCCAATCTCAGATTTACAATCGGACTCTACTGACTCTACTGCATTCTGGAACAAGTCTTACTCAAAGTTGTTTATGATAAATAATTGAGTTCTGTTAAGATGTTTATTGCATATTCTGTACTCGTATATTTATTAAAGCTCTCTCTTTATGCAAAGATGTTGCACGTCCCTCACCCGTCTGATGTCTTCGTCAGGTCTGTGATTTTGGTCTTTCTCGTTTAAAAGCGAACACATTTCTCTCATCAAAGTCGGCTGCTGGGACTGTAAGTTCTTGATTCAACATATGCTTTATTCTTTGGCACTTGACTTcatcaatgaaaaaaattatctgaTTCTTCTTGTGATAGCCGGAATGGATGGCACCTGAAGTTCTCCGTGATGAACCATCAAATGAGAAATCTGATGTATACAGCTTTGGTGTCATTTTGTGGGAGCTGACAACATGGCAACAACCTTGGGTTACTTTGAACCCAGCACAGGTTTGTATTTCTGATCTTTATGTTCTATTGTCCAGCGGGGGGATTTAAGGTAGAAATCCTGATGTTTGTGAATGCAGTCCAGAGGAATAACTGTGTATAGGTGAAATTACGTAAAGCTATCTATTGAAAGGTGCAAATGAATTGTTGTACGAAGGCTCTTACCGGGGATGGAAACACTCCAATTTGACATTAGTTGCACAAGGAGTCATTTTATTCCTCTTAAATCTAAAATGGCTCATCCACGGAATACCGAGCACTGTGTTTACTGTAAAGCAAAAGCAGGACCTTTATGTTGCACTACTTAATTTAGTGTAAAGAATGAACAATGGGCTGCATCTGGAGCCATTCAATTTTGTGTTGGGAGTTGATTCAAGTCATTT from the Capsicum annuum cultivar UCD-10X-F1 chromosome 9, UCD10Xv1.1, whole genome shotgun sequence genome contains:
- the LOC107843193 gene encoding serine/threonine-protein kinase CTR1 isoform X2 — its product is MEMLGRRSNSNYTLLSQVPDDNFLSLPPPKYGGGVGGASYESGNSDGHNNNRGRGADRVYDWDPNRIGGGSAAAAAAMAAFPGSIGLQRQSSGSSFGESSISGEYYLPSSLSTVEVTTHGGGGGGGGGGGGLGGVELRIKQVESNLCGGSSSKSWAQQTEESYQLQLALALRLSAEATCADDPNFLDPVPDESASRASASSASVETLSHRFWVNGCLSYFDKVPDGFYLIRGMDPYVWIVCSDLQENARIPSIESLRAVDPSVVPSVEVILIDRRTDPSLKELQNRIHNLSPSCITPKEVVDQLANLVCNHMGGAASAGEDELVPLWKESSDDLKDCLGSTVLPIGSLSIGLCRHRALLFKVLADVIDLPCRIAKGCKYCNRADASSCLVRFGLDREYLVDLIGSPGCLCEPDSSLNGPSSISISSPLRFPRFREVEPTTDYRSLAKQYFSDCQSLNLVFEDSSAGAAVDGDAGQTDQNNTERKRAVPGPSNLDEISESPVPPNRRRGHDKDRQITGIRNPQNILSSMNMDRDMAPRDIGNDMRFLEGGSQLVPAKASRELDLDIEDFDIPWEDLVLKERIGAGSFGTVHRADWNGSDVAVKILMEQDFHAERFKEFLREVAIMKRLRHPNIVLFMGAVTQRPNLSIVTEYLSRGSLYRLIHKPGAKEVLDERRRLSMAYDVAKGMNYLHKRNPPIVHRDLKSPNLLVDRKYTVKVRVITSTAHVTVQSIFFLLI
- the LOC107843193 gene encoding serine/threonine-protein kinase CTR1 isoform X1: MEMLGRRSNSNYTLLSQVPDDNFLSLPPPKYGGGVGGASYESGNSDGHNNNRGRGADRVYDWDPNRIGGGSAAAAAAMAAFPGSIGLQRQSSGSSFGESSISGEYYLPSSLSTVEVTTHGGGGGGGGGGGGLGGVELRIKQVESNLCGGSSSKSWAQQTEESYQLQLALALRLSAEATCADDPNFLDPVPDESASRASASSASVETLSHRFWVNGCLSYFDKVPDGFYLIRGMDPYVWIVCSDLQENARIPSIESLRAVDPSVVPSVEVILIDRRTDPSLKELQNRIHNLSPSCITPKEVVDQLANLVCNHMGGAASAGEDELVPLWKESSDDLKDCLGSTVLPIGSLSIGLCRHRALLFKVLADVIDLPCRIAKGCKYCNRADASSCLVRFGLDREYLVDLIGSPGCLCEPDSSLNGPSSISISSPLRFPRFREVEPTTDYRSLAKQYFSDCQSLNLVFEDSSAGAAVDGDAGQTDQNNTERKRAVPGPSNLDEISESPVPPNRRRGHDKDRQITGIRNPQNILSSMNMDRDMAPRDIGNDMRFLEGGSQLVPAKASRELDLDIEDFDIPWEDLVLKERIGAGSFGTVHRADWNGSDVAVKILMEQDFHAERFKEFLREVAIMKRLRHPNIVLFMGAVTQRPNLSIVTEYLSRGSLYRLIHKPGAKEVLDERRRLSMAYDVAKGMNYLHKRNPPIVHRDLKSPNLLVDRKYTVKVCDFGLSRLKANTFLSSKSAAGTPEWMAPEVLRDEPSNEKSDVYSFGVILWELTTWQQPWVTLNPAQVVAAVGFKGRRLEIPRDVTPQVASIIEACWAKEPWKRPSFAAIMDMLRPLIKPPVAPPQ